In the Pyrolobus fumarii 1A genome, one interval contains:
- a CDS encoding aldehyde ferredoxin oxidoreductase family protein, with product MVEFKILRINLWNQKVREEKIDEKILRRFLGGRGLGAYLALKEIPPGTDPLGPANKLYILTGPLTGVPGINSGRYHVVGKSPLTGILGDANSGGQFGPWLRFAGYDGIVLEEVSEEPVWISIIDGDVQFHDAKELWGKGVIYAEHIIRRKVGIEREDIGSVLAIGPAGENLSKIAAIMNDRYRAAGRTGLAAVMGAKRVKAIFVYGRRRIEIVDRERFNKAVKEVTKKLSEHPVSQSLHKYGTAVLVNIINEHGAFPTKNWTRGTFEKAYEISGEYLAEKYLQARKGCWGCVIRCARVAEVPSGPYRTPVSEGPEYETIWANGANTMIGDLAAIIKINYLLNDLGFDTISFGNTVATLMELYEKAKKGELPRDKAEELLKLLQDIEPTWGNADAVIQLVWRTAYRIGIGDYTAEGAKRLAEHFGSPDSAVHVRGLELPAYDPRAITSMALSYATSNRGGCHLRAYAVSFDVLGVPKKFDPLAIDLEKVKLVKWQQDYFAVIDSLVVCKFNTFSTGPEDYVPLLQAALGWDDLTVDELLLIGERIYNVERLFAVREGHGYRDYLPKRLVEEPLPDGPAKGRTAREALEKYLPEYYRLRGWVDGKPTPETLKRLGLEEFIYIVS from the coding sequence TTGGTAGAGTTCAAGATTCTAAGGATCAACCTCTGGAACCAGAAGGTTCGCGAGGAGAAGATTGACGAGAAGATTCTCCGCAGGTTTCTAGGCGGGAGGGGTCTAGGCGCATACCTTGCGTTGAAGGAGATACCGCCCGGTACAGACCCGTTAGGCCCTGCAAACAAACTCTACATTCTCACTGGGCCGCTGACCGGCGTCCCCGGGATCAACAGCGGCAGATACCATGTTGTCGGTAAGAGCCCCCTGACTGGTATACTGGGCGACGCGAATAGCGGCGGGCAGTTCGGGCCGTGGCTCAGATTCGCGGGCTACGATGGTATTGTCCTTGAGGAGGTTAGCGAGGAGCCGGTATGGATAAGCATCATTGACGGTGATGTGCAGTTCCACGATGCCAAAGAGCTTTGGGGCAAGGGTGTCATCTACGCGGAGCACATCATTAGGAGGAAGGTTGGCATAGAGAGGGAGGATATCGGCTCTGTCCTGGCTATAGGCCCTGCCGGCGAGAACCTTTCGAAGATAGCGGCCATAATGAACGACAGGTACCGTGCGGCGGGGAGGACCGGCCTCGCAGCCGTCATGGGCGCCAAGAGGGTGAAGGCGATCTTCGTCTACGGCAGGAGGAGGATTGAGATAGTCGATAGGGAGAGGTTCAACAAGGCGGTTAAGGAGGTTACAAAGAAGCTCTCGGAGCACCCGGTTAGCCAGTCTCTCCACAAGTATGGCACCGCAGTCCTGGTCAACATTATCAACGAGCACGGGGCCTTCCCGACGAAGAACTGGACTCGCGGCACCTTCGAGAAGGCGTACGAGATCAGTGGCGAGTATCTCGCCGAGAAGTATCTCCAGGCGCGGAAAGGCTGCTGGGGTTGTGTCATCCGGTGCGCACGTGTAGCTGAGGTGCCCAGCGGCCCCTATAGGACACCGGTATCGGAGGGTCCCGAGTACGAGACCATCTGGGCTAACGGCGCGAACACAATGATAGGTGATCTCGCGGCCATAATCAAGATAAACTATCTCCTCAACGATCTCGGCTTCGACACGATAAGCTTCGGTAACACTGTGGCTACACTCATGGAGCTCTACGAGAAGGCCAAGAAGGGCGAGCTTCCGAGAGACAAGGCAGAGGAGCTGCTCAAGCTGCTCCAGGATATCGAGCCGACCTGGGGTAACGCTGATGCCGTCATACAGCTTGTGTGGAGGACTGCCTACAGGATAGGCATAGGCGACTATACAGCCGAGGGTGCCAAGAGGCTAGCCGAGCACTTCGGAAGCCCCGATAGCGCGGTTCACGTCAGGGGCTTGGAGCTGCCCGCTTATGACCCGAGGGCAATCACCAGTATGGCTTTGAGCTACGCGACTAGCAACCGCGGAGGATGCCACCTGAGAGCATATGCTGTCAGCTTCGACGTGCTAGGCGTGCCTAAGAAGTTCGACCCGCTAGCGATAGACCTCGAGAAGGTCAAGCTCGTCAAGTGGCAGCAAGACTACTTCGCTGTGATAGATAGCCTGGTTGTATGCAAGTTTAACACGTTCTCCACGGGCCCAGAGGATTACGTGCCGTTGCTGCAAGCGGCGCTAGGCTGGGATGATTTGACGGTGGACGAGCTGCTGCTCATAGGCGAGAGGATATACAACGTCGAGAGGTTGTTCGCGGTGAGAGAGGGCCACGGCTATAGAGACTATCTGCCAAAGAGGCTTGTGGAGGAGCCTCTGCCCGACGGCCCAGCCAAGGGGAGAACCGCCAGAGAGGCTCTGGAGAAGTACCTGCCAGAGTACTATAGGCTAAGGGGCTGGGT
- a CDS encoding C/D box methylation guide ribonucleoprotein complex aNOP56 subunit (functions along with aFIB and aL7a; guides 2'-O-methylation of ribose to specific sites in RNAs), which translates to MPEERVYIVDHFTGSYAVNEKRDLVAYEHAPKTLDDMVEEALKIERGEPNYALQKLLDKLKEMGVKEVVIEDERLARFVTSKGFEVKIEPGNEIAVEFRGKIPEVVVETGFVSSEDEYRKLLHEFSLEVTRRKLRRAAQKRDLLAAQAIRAIDDIDKTTNLFSARIREWYSLHFPELDDLVREHEDYIKIVAELGHRDNITKENLMKLGFSEKKAEEIAEAAKKSMGADFSDLDIKAIQKFARITLELYRLRRELADYIAAVMKEVAPNITALVGPLLGARLISLAGSLEELAFLPASTIQVLGAEKALFRALRTGGKPPKHGVIFQFPAIHRSPRWQRGKIARALAAKLAIAARVDYFTGRYIGDKLKEALMKRIEEIKRIYAKPPKRKAAEARPKPAPRRRGKGRRRKGGKRR; encoded by the coding sequence ATGCCCGAGGAGAGGGTATACATAGTAGACCACTTCACGGGGAGCTATGCTGTCAACGAGAAGAGGGACCTAGTAGCCTATGAGCATGCGCCGAAGACCCTCGACGATATGGTCGAGGAGGCTCTGAAGATCGAGCGCGGCGAGCCGAACTACGCGCTACAGAAGCTACTGGACAAGCTCAAGGAGATGGGTGTAAAGGAGGTTGTTATCGAGGATGAGAGGCTGGCTAGGTTCGTCACTAGCAAGGGCTTCGAGGTGAAGATAGAGCCTGGCAACGAGATCGCCGTCGAGTTCCGCGGCAAGATACCAGAGGTTGTCGTTGAGACGGGGTTTGTGAGCAGCGAGGACGAGTACAGGAAGCTGTTGCACGAGTTTAGCCTCGAGGTTACGAGGCGTAAGCTGCGCCGTGCAGCGCAGAAGCGCGACCTGCTGGCTGCCCAGGCAATCCGTGCCATCGACGATATCGACAAGACTACCAACCTGTTCTCGGCTAGGATTCGCGAGTGGTACAGCCTTCACTTCCCCGAGCTTGACGACCTAGTGAGGGAGCACGAGGACTACATCAAGATCGTGGCGGAGCTTGGCCACAGGGACAACATAACCAAGGAGAACCTCATGAAGCTAGGCTTCAGCGAGAAGAAGGCTGAGGAGATAGCAGAGGCGGCCAAGAAGAGCATGGGCGCTGACTTCTCCGACCTCGACATCAAGGCTATCCAAAAGTTCGCGAGGATAACCCTAGAGCTCTACCGGCTCCGCCGCGAGCTAGCCGACTACATCGCCGCCGTGATGAAGGAGGTCGCGCCGAACATCACTGCACTGGTCGGCCCACTGCTAGGCGCGAGGCTAATCAGCCTGGCAGGCAGCCTAGAGGAGCTAGCATTCCTCCCAGCCAGCACGATCCAGGTGCTTGGCGCCGAGAAGGCTCTGTTCAGGGCGCTGCGCACCGGCGGCAAGCCGCCAAAGCACGGTGTTATCTTCCAGTTTCCAGCTATCCACAGGTCGCCAAGATGGCAGCGCGGTAAGATCGCCAGGGCTCTAGCAGCCAAGCTCGCAATCGCCGCTAGGGTCGACTACTTCACCGGCAGGTACATTGGCGACAAGCTCAAGGAGGCGCTGATGAAGAGGATCGAGGAGATCAAGAGGATATACGCGAAGCCGCCGAAGAGGAAGGCTGCCGAGGCGAGGCCGAAGCCAGCGCCAAGGAGGCGCGGCAAGGGCAGGAGGAGGAAGGGCGGCAAGAGGCGCTAA
- a CDS encoding winged helix-turn-helix domain-containing protein, which produces MDYYYHPDVLARVVRAGEDARSASHPKLRNRRDTLEILSTMLEILMSEGGVTKTRLMNQANLNPISFQRYIMMLECAGAIESIEDGPRLIYKPTPRAASLRLLLALLSNILNPDPEIIREYRKVYEAIRSALESTGFEVRSVHDGSEAVLDGIAERDECRVGFMVALSKDPLTLPRLALYANLSQSNELKELDDVIIVTDNEEWVRGLIASGATVTSTGSLREVLRGVC; this is translated from the coding sequence TTGGACTATTACTACCACCCGGATGTCTTGGCCAGAGTTGTTAGAGCCGGAGAGGATGCTAGAAGTGCATCCCACCCAAAACTCCGTAATCGGCGCGACACACTCGAGATACTATCTACTATGCTCGAGATACTTATGAGTGAGGGTGGTGTCACAAAGACGCGGCTAATGAACCAGGCTAACCTGAACCCAATATCCTTCCAGCGTTACATTATGATGCTCGAGTGTGCCGGTGCTATCGAGAGCATTGAGGACGGCCCACGCTTGATCTACAAGCCTACGCCGCGGGCCGCCTCGCTTAGACTATTATTGGCGCTGCTATCGAATATTTTGAACCCCGACCCCGAGATTATACGAGAGTATAGAAAGGTGTACGAGGCTATTCGCTCGGCACTCGAGAGCACCGGGTTTGAGGTAAGGAGTGTGCATGATGGCTCGGAGGCCGTGTTAGACGGCATAGCCGAAAGGGACGAGTGTAGGGTCGGATTCATGGTTGCCCTGAGCAAGGATCCGCTTACTCTTCCGCGGCTAGCACTCTACGCTAATCTATCGCAGAGCAACGAGCTGAAAGAACTCGACGACGTTATAATCGTGACTGATAACGAGGAGTGGGTTAGGGGTCTTATCGCTAGCGGCGCCACGGTAACCAGTACAGGCTCGCTTCGTGAGGTACTACGTGGTGTCTGTTAG
- a CDS encoding proteasome-activating nucleotidase codes for MASAFEDKPGVGEKAEVKVHLDCETLFEYVKMLERRLRELEAERESLRRELRYYKSEVQKLMEAPLIEAIVLDTLPDGRVVVKSTTGPNLVVKVSNRVDISKLQPGMHVALNSRGSAIVDVLPQREDPYVKGFEVVERPKVRFSDVGGLKEQIRELREAIELPLKNPELFKELGIEPPKGVLLYGPPGCGKTLLAKALAGETNATFIHVVGSELVHKFIGEGARIVREVFQLARRKAPAIIFIDEIDAIAAKRVDIGTSGEREVQRTLMQLLAEMDGFDPLDDVKVIAATNRIDILDPAILRPGRFDRLIYIPPPDEEGRYEILKIHTRRARLAPDVDLRYIAKITEGATGADIKAIVTEAGYFALRAGRREITMEDFLKAVEKVLKHRKRPYAEKKHQEKPPFYT; via the coding sequence ATGGCGAGTGCCTTTGAGGATAAGCCTGGTGTTGGCGAGAAAGCGGAGGTGAAAGTCCACCTAGACTGTGAGACTCTCTTCGAGTATGTAAAGATGCTTGAGCGTCGTCTCCGCGAGCTTGAGGCCGAGAGGGAGAGCCTTCGCCGCGAGCTACGCTACTACAAGTCTGAGGTCCAGAAGCTGATGGAGGCTCCACTCATAGAGGCTATTGTGCTCGACACGTTGCCAGACGGCCGTGTGGTAGTCAAGAGTACGACTGGGCCTAACCTCGTAGTCAAGGTCTCGAATCGTGTTGACATCTCCAAGCTACAGCCGGGCATGCACGTGGCGCTTAACAGCAGAGGCTCGGCTATAGTGGACGTGCTGCCACAGCGTGAAGACCCCTATGTGAAGGGGTTTGAGGTTGTAGAGAGGCCGAAGGTGAGGTTCAGTGATGTTGGTGGTCTCAAGGAGCAGATTAGGGAGTTGCGTGAGGCTATCGAGCTGCCTCTCAAGAACCCAGAGCTGTTCAAGGAGCTTGGCATTGAGCCCCCGAAGGGCGTTCTACTATACGGCCCACCGGGCTGTGGCAAGACGTTGCTAGCAAAGGCCCTTGCTGGCGAGACTAACGCGACGTTCATACACGTGGTGGGCTCTGAGCTAGTCCACAAGTTCATCGGCGAGGGCGCCAGGATCGTCCGCGAGGTGTTCCAGCTGGCCAGGAGGAAGGCCCCCGCGATAATATTCATCGACGAGATTGACGCTATTGCTGCGAAGAGAGTGGATATAGGCACGAGCGGCGAGAGGGAGGTCCAGCGTACACTCATGCAGCTCCTGGCAGAGATGGACGGCTTCGACCCACTCGACGATGTTAAGGTGATAGCCGCGACAAACCGTATCGACATACTTGACCCGGCGATACTGAGGCCAGGCCGCTTCGACCGCCTCATCTACATACCGCCGCCCGACGAGGAAGGCCGCTACGAGATACTCAAGATACACACTAGGAGGGCGAGACTAGCCCCCGACGTAGACCTCCGCTACATCGCGAAGATCACGGAGGGTGCTACAGGCGCGGACATCAAGGCCATAGTCACCGAGGCTGGCTACTTCGCCCTACGCGCAGGGCGCCGCGAGATAACCATGGAGGACTTCCTCAAGGCGGTTGAGAAGGTGCTGAAGCATAGGAAGAGGCCATACGCGGAGAAGAAGCACCAGGAGAAGCCACCGTTCTACACGTAA
- a CDS encoding glycosidase, producing the protein MAGLASALGVKVCALGMEAKFLRDFPLAEHAAELGKLRHCETHDIFQRLGVLTPQRVHLKNHPLANPLTVFNAALDHGSNGDMLVLYPRIIIGYFKYASAIAEVELPLEDLYTGSISISHYPAEIIVYPSTSVDIWGSEDPRVTRIDGTRHMVYVGRTINYFEAHIRRERTLPVLAVEAGRHRWVKVGYFVLPERLRPHVISDKDAFLVQASNGDLLLFHRPHMDDENFYLTISIVPHDEYKRALEEAERGEPVPIRVRGTRTILPVAPFEEKLGWASPPVMVERDTFLTLVHAVDVRLKRYRIFAMLVRYDRDVGPRPIAVTPRYIMEPRAMYEVYGDRPFTVFPCGAVRHGDRLIISYGAADSVVGFAEAGIDDIMAELDHLRLE; encoded by the coding sequence GTGGCTGGCCTGGCGTCAGCGCTAGGCGTTAAGGTGTGCGCCTTGGGCATGGAGGCTAAGTTTCTGCGTGACTTCCCCCTCGCTGAGCACGCGGCTGAACTCGGCAAGCTTAGACACTGTGAGACCCACGATATATTCCAGCGTCTTGGTGTACTAACCCCTCAGCGTGTGCACCTCAAGAACCACCCGCTGGCAAACCCGTTGACGGTCTTCAACGCTGCGCTGGACCACGGCAGTAACGGTGACATGCTGGTACTCTACCCGAGGATAATAATCGGCTACTTCAAGTATGCGTCTGCGATCGCCGAGGTCGAGCTCCCCCTCGAGGATCTATACACTGGGAGTATCTCGATAAGCCACTATCCCGCTGAGATAATCGTCTACCCCTCGACTAGCGTCGACATATGGGGCTCTGAGGACCCGCGCGTCACGCGCATTGACGGAACGAGACACATGGTGTATGTCGGCCGCACCATCAACTACTTCGAGGCTCACATTAGGCGCGAGAGGACTCTCCCCGTTCTCGCAGTAGAGGCTGGCAGGCATAGATGGGTGAAGGTAGGGTACTTCGTGCTCCCGGAGAGGCTGAGACCCCACGTGATAAGCGATAAGGATGCGTTTCTAGTCCAGGCTTCTAACGGCGACCTTCTGCTCTTCCACAGGCCTCACATGGACGACGAGAACTTCTACCTGACGATTAGCATAGTGCCCCACGACGAGTACAAGAGGGCTCTCGAGGAGGCTGAGCGCGGGGAGCCCGTCCCGATAAGGGTTAGAGGTACGCGCACAATACTCCCCGTTGCGCCCTTCGAGGAGAAGCTCGGATGGGCATCACCCCCCGTCATGGTAGAGCGTGACACATTCCTCACGCTTGTACACGCTGTTGACGTGAGACTCAAGAGGTATCGCATCTTTGCTATGCTAGTACGATACGACCGCGACGTCGGACCAAGACCCATCGCCGTCACGCCAAGGTACATCATGGAGCCTAGGGCGATGTACGAGGTGTATGGAGATAGGCCATTCACAGTGTTCCCATGCGGCGCTGTAAGGCACGGCGACAGGCTGATAATATCCTATGGCGCAGCTGATAGCGTCGTTGGGTTCGCAGAGGCAGGCATAGACGATATCATGGCTGAGCTTGACCACCTACGCCTCGAGTAG
- a CDS encoding nucleoside triphosphate pyrophosphohydrolase, with product MCWKLVRDKIGEELRSRGVTVWKARSNEEYVNALRAKIIEEAYELAVAESSESVLEEAADLLEAIVSLLKLHGYTLEDLLARAEAKRRERGGFEKRLIALLEDC from the coding sequence TTGTGCTGGAAGCTGGTGCGTGACAAGATTGGCGAGGAGCTTCGCTCCAGGGGTGTTACAGTCTGGAAGGCTAGGAGTAACGAGGAGTATGTCAACGCTCTCCGTGCGAAGATAATCGAGGAGGCTTATGAGCTTGCCGTTGCCGAGAGCAGCGAGAGTGTACTTGAGGAGGCTGCTGACCTCCTAGAGGCAATAGTGTCCCTTCTCAAGCTACATGGGTACACGCTTGAGGATCTCCTGGCTAGGGCTGAGGCCAAGAGGAGAGAACGAGGAGGCTTCGAGAAGAGGCTCATAGCACTCCTCGAGGATTGTTAG
- a CDS encoding HD domain-containing protein, whose product MCALSISFEERARRIHERLLEIAEKEINDEKIRSITVELLREPKITFVRVEPRISFYESPAAPKNHHSYPGGLLDHTLGVTEIAMQLIKVYRDVYGATVNKDIVVAAALLHDLFKYYQYEKDPLTGGYRPRSDWYLSHEFAMVSELYKRGAPDPLVRAIAEAHGTTPFTMVESQIVHQADSTDSQFVSKLQDVVWRACLDLELEVEGVRAIKIFHEAMKRAPIFEYAKVYYSQGRDGLREYIKKLLGLAP is encoded by the coding sequence GTGTGCGCGTTGAGCATCTCGTTCGAGGAGAGGGCTAGAAGGATACATGAGAGGCTCCTAGAGATAGCCGAGAAGGAAATCAACGACGAGAAGATACGGTCGATTACCGTAGAGCTCCTACGCGAGCCTAAGATAACATTCGTGCGTGTCGAGCCACGCATCAGCTTCTACGAGTCACCAGCAGCCCCCAAGAACCATCACTCATACCCAGGCGGTCTACTAGACCACACCCTGGGCGTCACCGAGATAGCGATGCAGCTAATCAAGGTATACCGCGACGTGTACGGCGCAACCGTCAACAAAGATATCGTGGTTGCTGCTGCGCTACTACACGACCTCTTCAAGTACTACCAGTACGAGAAGGACCCGCTAACGGGCGGCTACCGTCCAAGGAGCGACTGGTACCTAAGCCACGAGTTCGCAATGGTATCCGAGTTATACAAGAGGGGCGCGCCAGACCCCCTAGTGAGGGCCATAGCAGAGGCCCACGGCACCACCCCATTCACCATGGTCGAGTCCCAGATAGTACACCAGGCTGACAGTACCGACTCCCAGTTCGTATCCAAACTCCAAGATGTAGTGTGGAGGGCGTGCCTGGACCTCGAGCTGGAAGTCGAGGGCGTGAGGGCGATCAAGATATTCCACGAGGCCATGAAGAGAGCGCCGATATTCGAGTACGCAAAGGTGTACTACAGCCAGGGTCGTGACGGGCTACGCGAGTACATCAAGAAGCTCCTCGGCCTAGCGCCGTGA
- a CDS encoding branched-chain amino acid ABC transporter permease: MDDLVVLRGSGFLIVVAIVLIAVAAIALWGLAGGPLAAQVAFDLTLFIAVVLGYNLFAGTTGYLSFGHGMLYALGGYLGILAANAMASAGWLAGIVAIPVAGLATAMLAIAFMGPLMRVKGPYFAVASLALFLAAGSLVSVVPGLGGSVGLTAVPGVGLNTVTALVAALVLALLGIAGSVLVSKTLFGRRVLAIRDSEEAAASLGLNPALYRAAMLAASGFIVGAAGATYFLSYGGRGYVDPELAFDPRYNTLMVLAAIAGGLGSFTGVVTGAILVKLLDNFLAMYSPEIVAALGFNPSEAPLLVTITPYIVLGSLVALIAIAAPRGIYGLLEGVIERRFAKLVGKATEIVETQRGKEAG, from the coding sequence TTGGACGATCTCGTCGTGCTTAGGGGCAGTGGTTTCCTGATAGTTGTCGCTATTGTGCTGATTGCTGTAGCCGCGATAGCCCTATGGGGTTTGGCTGGCGGTCCTCTAGCAGCTCAAGTCGCTTTTGACCTGACACTGTTTATCGCTGTGGTTCTCGGGTACAACCTGTTCGCTGGCACAACCGGCTACCTAAGCTTTGGTCACGGTATGCTCTATGCGCTGGGCGGTTACCTGGGCATACTAGCTGCTAACGCGATGGCTAGCGCCGGGTGGCTGGCTGGTATCGTGGCTATCCCCGTAGCGGGGCTTGCTACAGCCATGCTCGCGATTGCCTTCATGGGGCCACTGATGCGGGTGAAAGGGCCCTATTTTGCAGTCGCGAGCCTAGCGTTGTTCCTCGCGGCTGGTAGCCTGGTGAGCGTCGTTCCCGGTTTGGGCGGTAGCGTCGGTCTTACTGCTGTGCCTGGAGTTGGGCTCAACACTGTCACTGCGCTGGTGGCTGCACTCGTCCTAGCCCTGTTGGGTATAGCTGGCTCGGTGCTGGTCTCTAAGACGCTCTTTGGTAGGCGCGTGTTAGCTATACGTGACAGCGAGGAGGCTGCGGCCAGCCTAGGGCTAAACCCGGCTCTCTACAGGGCAGCTATGCTGGCAGCTAGTGGGTTCATAGTTGGCGCTGCTGGTGCAACCTACTTCCTCTCCTACGGTGGCCGCGGTTATGTGGATCCAGAGCTAGCCTTCGACCCGAGATACAACACGCTGATGGTGCTAGCGGCTATCGCTGGCGGGCTGGGCAGCTTCACCGGCGTAGTCACTGGCGCGATACTAGTGAAGCTGCTTGACAACTTCCTGGCGATGTATTCCCCCGAGATAGTGGCCGCGCTGGGCTTCAACCCTAGCGAGGCGCCACTCCTAGTAACCATAACACCGTACATCGTACTTGGTAGCCTCGTGGCGCTCATAGCCATCGCTGCGCCTCGCGGCATCTACGGCCTCCTTGAAGGGGTTATCGAGAGGCGTTTCGCTAAACTAGTGGGCAAGGCTACAGAGATCGTAGAGACGCAGAGAGGCAAGGAGGCTGGTTAA
- a CDS encoding ABC transporter ATP-binding protein, with product MPVVEARGLVKRFGGVTALDHVTLTFDEGMVYAIIGPNGSGKTTLLNVLTGYVKPDAGSVHIMGKDVTKWPPHRIASLGVGRVFQIPLPFRTLTVYDNVAIANPSLSGSEVMELLRLVGLEGKAWERAGRLSGGQQKLLEIARALAKNPKILYMDEPTAGVNPGLFERIENAIREMKERGTTVVIIEHNVRFVSRIADEMIAMAQGRVIARGAPEEVTRDPRVIESYLGSEVP from the coding sequence TTGCCCGTAGTAGAGGCTCGCGGCCTCGTGAAGAGGTTCGGGGGCGTAACCGCGCTGGATCACGTCACGCTCACGTTTGACGAGGGCATGGTCTATGCTATAATCGGGCCTAATGGTTCGGGCAAAACTACCCTCCTCAACGTCCTTACCGGCTATGTTAAGCCGGATGCGGGTAGCGTCCACATAATGGGCAAGGATGTGACCAAGTGGCCTCCGCATCGTATAGCGTCGCTGGGCGTGGGCAGAGTCTTCCAGATACCCTTGCCATTCCGCACACTAACCGTCTATGATAACGTGGCGATAGCCAACCCCTCGCTCTCGGGTAGTGAGGTCATGGAGCTGCTTAGGCTCGTGGGGTTGGAGGGTAAGGCCTGGGAGAGGGCAGGGAGGCTCTCGGGCGGCCAGCAGAAGCTACTCGAGATAGCGAGGGCTCTGGCGAAGAACCCCAAGATACTCTACATGGATGAGCCTACGGCTGGCGTAAACCCAGGCCTCTTCGAGCGCATCGAGAACGCGATTAGGGAGATGAAGGAGAGGGGGACAACCGTCGTCATCATAGAGCATAACGTGCGCTTCGTATCGAGGATCGCCGATGAGATGATAGCGATGGCGCAGGGTAGAGTGATAGCCAGGGGTGCGCCAGAGGAGGTCACCCGTGACCCGAGGGTGATCGAGTCTTACCTTGGCAGCGAGGTGCCCTAA
- a CDS encoding ABC transporter ATP-binding protein — protein MLRVENLYAGYTRDNPIVRGVTFTAPPGQVTLVIGPNGAGKSTLLKAIYGLVRILDGRVMLEKLDVTGWKPSRLLRAGLALSPQSPAIFPEMSVEENLKLAAWLAGLDEDTVEEALEYIPVLKAKRRIPASLLSGGEKRLLDVARVILYKPKVLLFDEPTAGVAPKVASQIYEIIRRLADEGRTVLLVDQRVREAIRIADTVIVMAEGRIEAMGPREEIEAKLREIAASWLTA, from the coding sequence ATGCTCCGGGTTGAGAACCTCTACGCGGGCTATACGAGAGACAACCCGATAGTACGTGGCGTGACCTTCACAGCGCCACCCGGCCAAGTAACTCTCGTGATAGGACCTAACGGTGCTGGCAAAAGCACGCTACTCAAAGCCATATACGGGCTCGTGCGCATACTCGACGGCCGCGTAATGCTAGAAAAGCTTGATGTGACCGGGTGGAAGCCGTCCAGGCTGCTACGTGCTGGCCTAGCACTCTCACCTCAATCCCCGGCAATATTCCCAGAGATGAGCGTAGAGGAGAACCTCAAGCTAGCCGCTTGGCTCGCTGGTCTCGACGAAGACACGGTAGAGGAGGCTCTAGAGTACATACCGGTGCTGAAAGCCAAGAGGCGCATCCCGGCTTCGCTGCTCAGTGGCGGCGAGAAGAGACTCCTTGACGTAGCCCGCGTGATACTCTATAAGCCGAAGGTGCTTCTATTCGACGAGCCGACTGCAGGCGTCGCTCCGAAAGTAGCCAGCCAGATCTACGAGATCATAAGGAGGCTTGCCGACGAGGGACGCACAGTGCTACTAGTAGACCAGAGGGTGAGGGAAGCAATACGCATAGCCGACACTGTGATAGTCATGGCTGAGGGTAGGATTGAGGCTATGGGCCCCCGCGAAGAGATAGAAGCCAAGCTACGCGAGATAGCCGCCTCCTGGCTAACAGCCTAG